The genomic window AGACGACAGCGGTCCATGGAGCTGCTGCTCGACAGCACCGGGCGGGGCAACCCCCGGATGCCCATCCCGGCACACCTGGAGAAACTGATCTCCGAGATCGTGCGCACGACGGGAGCAGACGCCGCCGACGCAGAGCGCAATGTGGCGCAGGCCTACCGCACGCTCGTCGCGATGGAGGCCCTCGGCGTCGGCCGCGTGGCGGGCGGCACCATGAACATCTGCGGCAAGCTGGCCGCCATCCCGCTGCTCGACCCGCCGAACGACGAGATCCTGGAGATCGGCACCCTCTACGGGATGTTCTCCGCAGCGCTGCTGCGCATGATGGAGCGTGCCGGACGCGACCCGCACCTCACCATCGTGGACCCGCTCGGCGGCTCCCAGCTCCAGCCCGGCGCCTTCATGCCCCCTGACCCCACCGGCACGCCGGTCGGTGAGCCCGCCGTGCGCAGCAACCTCGCCCTGGCCGGGGCCGCCGGGGCCGCCGCCCGCATCCAGCGGGGCTTCTCCGAGGACCCCGCTGTCCGCGCGGCCGTCTCGGACCGCAGCTACGGGGTCGTCATCGTGGACGGCGACCACTCCCAGGCGGGCGTCGCCGCCGACCTCGAGTGGGTGGAGCAGATCATCGCCCCGGGCGGCATCGTCGTACTCGACGACTACGGCGACACCAAGTGGCCGGGCGTCCGGGACGCGGTGGAGAAGCACCTCGCGGGCGGCAGCCGGCTGACGTTCCTCGGCCGGACGGCGACGTCCGGCTATCTCCGCGCCGAGAAGTAGCGAGAGAGCCGAGAAGCAGCGGAAGGACCCGGCAGGAGCTGGAAGGACCCGGCAGGAGCCGGCAGGCAGGACCCGTCACAGCGGCCCTTCCCGAAGACCGGCTGCGCCCGGCCAGGCACACGTGCCCGGCCGGGCGCAGCCGGTCTCTCGCGGTCGTGCCGTCAGGAATCCGTCGGAGTGCGCCGCCGGATCTTGCTGCCGAGCCACACCAGCGGGTCGTACTTACGGTCCACCGCCCGCTCCTTCAGCGGGATCAGCGCATTGTCCGTGATCTTGATCTGCTCGGGGCAGACCTCGGTGCAGCACTTGGTGATGTTGCAGTAGCCCAGACCGTGCTCCTCCTGGGCCGTGCGCTTGCGGTCCAGGCCGCTCTCGGCGGCCGCGTCCAGGGGATGCATGTCCAGCTCGGCGACGCGCATCAGGAAGCGGGGGCCGGCGAAGGCCGTCTTGTTCTCCTCGTGGTCGCGCACCACATGGCAGGTGTCCTGGCACAGGAAGCACTCGATGCACTTGCGGAACTCCTGGGAGCGGTCCACATCGATCTGCTGCATGCGGTACTCACCCGCGGCGAGCCCCGGCGGCGGGACGAACGACGGCACCTCGCGGGCCTTGGCGTAGTTGAAGGAGACGTCCGTGACCAGGTCGCGCATCACCGGGAAGGCCCGCAGCGGCGTCACCGTGATCGTCTCCTCGCGCGAGAAGACCGACATCCGGGTCATGCACATCAGCCGCGGACGGCCGTTGATCTCCGCGCTGCACGAGCCGCACTTGCCCGCCTTGCAGTTCCAGCGCACCGCGAGATCGGGGGCCTGGGTGGCCTGGAGCCGGTGGATGATGTCGAGGACGACCTCCCCGTCATGGACCTCGACGGTGAAGTCCCGGAGATCGCCCCCGTCCTGGTCACCCCGCCAGACCCTGAACCGAGCGTCGTACGTGCTCATTCGTACAGCTCCTCTTCGGCGAGGTACTTGACCAGCTCCTCCTTCTCGAAGAGAGCGAGCAGGTCGGGGCGGATGGGGTCGGTGGTCCTGCGTACGAGATCGATCTGGCCGCGCGCCGGGTCGGCGGCCGCCAGGCCGCCCGTGGGGTCCGCGAGCCGGCACAGCAGGTTGATCCGGCGCCAGTCGCGCTCCATGCCGGGGCAGTCCTCGCGGGTGTGGCCGCCGCGGCTCTCGGTGCGCTCCAGGGCGGAGCGGGCGATGCACTCGCTGACCAGCAGCATGTTCCGCAGGTCCAGCGAGAGGTGCCAGCCGGGGTTGAACTGCCGGTGGCCCTCCACTCCGGCCCGCCGGGCGCGGACCCGGAGACCGGCCAGCTTCCGCAGCGCCTGCATCATCTCGGACTCCCGCCGGATGATGCCCACCAGGTCGTTCATGGTCTGCTGGAGCTCCTGATGGAGGGTGTACGGATTCTCCGGCGCCGCGCCCGGCTCCGGACCCTCCGCGCTGAACGGACGCAGCGCCTCCGCCGCCGCGGCGTCGATCTGGGCCTCGTCCACGAGCGGCCGCGCCGCACCCGCGGCCCCGGCCGCGTACTCCGCGGCGTGCCAGCCGGCCCGCCGGCCGAAGACCAGCAGATCGGAGAGGGAGTTGCCGCCGAGCCGGTTGGAGCCGTGCATTCCGCCGGCGACCTCGCCGGCCGCGTAGAGCCCCGGGACACCGACCGCGGCGGCGCTGTCCGAGTCGACCGCGATGCCGCCCATCACGTAGTGACAGGTCGGCCCGACCTCCATGGCCTCGGCCGTGATGTCCACGTCCGCCAGCTCCTTGAACTGGTGGTACATGGACGGCAGACGGCGCCGGATGACCTCGGCCGGCATCCGCGTCGAGACGTCCAGGAACACGCCGCCGTGCGGGGAGCCGCGGCCCGCCTTCACCTCGGCGTTGATCGCGCGGGCGACCTCGTCACGAGGGAGCAGCTCGGGCGGGCGCCGGTTGTTGTCCGGGTCCTCGTACCAGCGGTCGCCCTCCTCCTCCGACTCGGCGTACTTCTCCTTGAAGACGTCCGGGACGTAGTCGAACATGAACCGCTTGCCGTCGCTGTTGCGCAGCACCCCTCCGTCGCCACGCACCGACTCGGTGACGAGGATCCCCTTCACCGAAGGCGGCCAGACCATCCCGGTCGGATGGAACTGCACGAACTCCATGTTGATCAGGGGCGCGCCGGCGAGCAGTGCCAGCGCGTGGCCGTCGCCCGTGTACTCCCACGAGTTCGACGTCACCTTGAAGGACTTGCCGATGCCGCCGGTGGCCAGGACGACCGCCGGGGCTTCGAGGACGAAGAAGCGGCCGGACTCGCGCTCGTAGCAGAAGGCGCCCGACACCTGGTCGCCCTCCTTCAGCACGCGCGTGACCGTGCACTCCTGGAAGACCTTCAGCCGCGCCTCGTAGTCCCCGAACTCGCGCTTGTCCTCCTGCTGGAGTGCCACGATCTTCTGCTGGAGGGTGCGGATCAGCTCCAGGCCGGTCCGGTCGCCGACGTGTGCGAGCCGCGGGTACTCATGGCCGCCGAAGTTGCGCTGGGAGATCTTCCCGTCCTTGGTGCGGTCGAAGAGCGCGCCCCAGGTCTCCAGCTCCCAGACCCGCTCGGGGGCCTCCTGGGCGTGCAGCTCCGCCATCCGCCACTGGTTGAGGAACTTCCCGCCGCGCATGGTGTCGCGGAAGTGGACCTGCCAGTTGTCGTGCGGGTTCGCATTGGCCATGGAGGCGGCGATCCCGCCCTCCGCCATCACCGTGTGGGCCTTGCCGAAGAGCGACTTGCAGATCACGGCGGTACGGGCGCCCCGCTCGCGCGCCTCGATGGCGGCGCGCAGGCCGGCACCACCCGCGCCCACCACGACGACGTCCCACTGCTGGCGTTCCAGCTCAGTCATCAGAAGGCACCTTCCCTAGAAGAAGCGCGGATCGTCGAAGGCGCCGCTGGCCAGCAGGTACACATAGAAGTCGGCGAGCGCCACGCTGATCAGGGACGCCCAGGCGAGCAGCATGTGACGCTCGTTCAGCTTGCTGACCCAGCCCCACAGCCGGTAGCGCACCGGGTGCTTGGAGAAGTGCTTCAGCCGGCCGCCCATGATGTGCCGGCAGGAGTGGCAGGAGAGCGTGTACGCCCAGATCAGCACGATGTTGACGAGGAAGACCAGGGTGCCGAGGCCCATGTGGCCCCAGGCGTAGTGCTCGTCGCGGAAGGCGAGCACGGTGTCGTAGGTGAGGATGCCCGCGACCGGCAGTGCCGCATAGAAGAAGTAGCGGTGGATGTTCTGCAGGATCAGCGGGAAGCGGGTCTCGCCCGAGTACGTCTTGTGCGGCTCGGCGACCGCGCAGGCTGGTGGCGAGGCCCAGAAGCCCCGGTAGTAGGCCTTGCGGTAGTAGTAGCAGGTCAGCCGGAAGCCGAGCGGGAAGATCAGGATCAGCAGTGCGGGGGAGAGCCCCCACCAGCTGCCGAAGATCTCCCAGTTGGGCCCGCCCTTCATCGGCTCGCAGTTCTCCGCGAGGCAGGGCGAGTAGAACGGCGAGACGTACGGCGCCGCGTAGTAGTCGCTGTTCGCGAAGGCCCGCCAGGTCGAGTAGACGACGAAGGCGAGCAGACCGGCGGCGGTGGCGGCGGGCGCCAGCCACCAGCGGTCGGTTCTGAGGTGGCGGGGGGTGATGGCGGCGCGGGTGGCGCCGTGTACGCCTGTGTCGGTGGATGAGGTGTGGGATTCGGTGCCTGTGGCCAACGAGGTCTCCGAGGTCTCCTAGGGCGCGTGCCGGTCGCGCGCACCCAGGCCCTCGTCGTCCGAATCCGTCCACAGCGAACTGTCGTACGGGGTGTCGGGAATGGTGACCAGACCTTCGGGACTGCGGGCCGGCTGGGCACGGGGGGTGTCCTCGCGCGACTGCGTGAGGCTCCGCTCCAGCCGCTCGACCGTTCGGGCCAGGTCGTCGAGACGGCGCTTGACGTCCGTCAGTTCGTCCTGCAGGGACATGTGTTGCCCTCACTTCCGCGGTCGCGGGTGGCATGCGGCGTCTGGGGGTCTCTCCCCAGAGGGCTCTTTGTGCGCCTGCGAGTGTCGCGCGTCACATCCCTTGTTGTGAAGGCGTGTGCACCGATTCCCGCGCGCGCCACCCGTTAGGGGGCATCTCCGGTCGGCCGCATGGGTGGGTTTGTGTGGCCGCTTCGCCGTGTCGGCCGTTCGCCCTGCCCGCTGTGCCCTTCAGTGTAGGCGCAATAGGTGTGATCATCCCTAAATCCATGAACCAGGACATTTCCGTATTTCCGCACCAGGACGAAGAGGTACAGCCCATGCCCCACGCCGTCGCCTCACGCCGGAGGACCCTGCGCTCCGCCGCCCTCCTCACCAGCGGTGTGCTCGCGCTGCCCGTGCTGGCCGGCTGCAGCACGGCGGAGCGCGAGGAGGCCGACGCCAAGCCGGTTCCGGCGGACATCGGCCCGGCCGGCCGTGACCTGGTCGAGGACGGTGGCACCCTGCGGTGGGCCGTCGACGCCATGCCCGCCACGCTCAACGCCTTCCAGGCCGATGCCGACGCCGCCACCTCCCGTATCACCGGCGCCGCGCTGCCGTCCCTCTTCACACTCGACGACCGTGGCCGCGCGCACCGCAACCCCGACTTCCTGGAGTCGGCCGAGACCGTCACCCGCGAGCCCAAGCACGTCGTCCTCTACAAGCTCAACCAGCAGGCGGTCTGGAGCGACGGCCGGGAGATCGGGGCGCCCGACTTCGTCGCCCAGTGGAAGGCGCTCAGCGGCAAGGACACGGCGTACTGGACCGCGCGCAACTCCGGGTACGACCGGATCGAGAAGATCGAGCGCGGCGCGAGCGACCTGGAGGTGCGGGTCACCTTCGCGAAGCCGTACGCCGACTGGCAGTCGCTCTTCACCCCGCTCTACCCGAAGGAGGTGATGGGCAGCGCGGACACCTTCAACGACGGCGCCAGGTCCGAGCTGCCGGTCACTGCCGGGCCCTTCAAACTCCAGGACCTCGACCGCAAGGCCGGCACCGCGACCCTCGTGCGCAACCCCCGCTGGTGGGGGGAGCGCGCCAAGCTCGAATCGATCGTGCTGCGCGCCGTGCCGCGCGACGAACGCGCCGCCGCGCTCGCCACGGGCACCGTCGACATGGCCGAGATCGACAAGAGCGTCGCGGACCGCATCGCCCTGGCGGTACGGAACGGGAAGAACGCGGCGGCCGGCCGGCCCGGTGGCGCCGGTGAGGCGGCCGCGTCGGCGGCGCTCAAGTCCTGGGCGAAGGAGTACGGCTCGGACGAGGACCAGTCCGAGGCCGCCCTGCTCGCCCGGGGGCAGAACCGGGCCTCGCTCGCCGGGTACGCCACCGAGCAGAAGGCCCTGCGCGCCTTCGTCGTCCGCAAGACGCTGGAGCCCGCCTACACCCAGCTCGCGCTGAACGGTGAGTCCGGGCCGCTCGCGGACGAGCGGGTACGGCGCGCCGTGGCCCGCGCGCTCAACCGCAAGGAGCTGGCGGAGGCCGTACTGAAGCCGCTGGGGCTGCCCGCACAGCCCGTCGGCAGCCATCTCGCACTCGCCGGCCAGGCCGCGTACGCCGACAACAGCGGCGCGCTCGGCGACCAGGACACCGAGGAGGCCCAGGCGCTGCTCGCGGACGCGGGGTGGACGCCGGAGGGCGCGGGCAAGGCGGCGACGGACGGGACCAAGGCGGGAGCGGAGAGGGACGCGGACGAGGGCGAGGCCGGAGGCGGGAGTCCGGCGGCCGCGACCCCCGGCAGCCACGGCGAGCCCGCGGTGAGCGGCTCCCCCCGGATCCCGCAACCGCAGAGCCCGGCCGCCGAGAGCCCGGCTGCCAAGAGCCCGCAGGTGCAGAGCCCCGCTGCCAAGAGCCCCGAGGGCAGGAGCCCTGTCGCGCTCGGCGGTGCGGAGGCCGACACCGCCTCCGACGAGGGTCTCTACGTCGTCAGCGACGGCAAGCCCGGCGACGCCGGCCCCGGTCGGGAGGCCGGCTGGAACGTCCTCGCCCCCGCCCGGGCCGCCGCCCTCCAGAGCGCGGCGCTGCGCCGCCAGGCCGACATCCTCGACGCGCCGTACACCGCCCCGCGCGACGACAAGCCCGACGCGGACGAGAAGGGAGGCGTCCCCGGCGCCTACGCCCCGGTCGGCACCCGCGCCCCCGCCCCCGCCGCGGCGGAGTCGAAGCGCGCGGCCCGCGGCCCGCTCGGCAAGGACGGGCAGCCGCTCTCGCTCCGCTTCGTCCTTCCCTCCGGCCCTGGCTCCGAGGCCCTGCGCACGGTGGGCAACCGGATCGCGCGCATGCTGGACCGGGTCGGTATCCGTACGGAGATCACCAAGGTCGCCGACGAGAGCTTCTTCAAGGATCACATCGCCTCCGGCGACTACGACCTCGCCCTCTACTCCTGGCCGGCCACCGCCTTCCCGGCGACCGACGCCCGGCCGATCTTCGCCAAGCCCGTGCCCGCGAGCGACGGCTCGCTGCTGGTGGAGCAGAACTACACCCGGGTCGGGACGGACCACATCGACCAGCTCTTCGCCGAGGCGATCGGCGAGCTGGACGAGAAGCAGGCCCGGGAACTGATGAAGCAGGCCGACGCCCGGATCTGGGCGGCCGCCGGCTCCATCCCCCTCTACCAGCGCCCGCAGCTGGTCGCGGTGAAGGGGGAGCTCGTGAACGCGGGCGCCTTCGGCTTCGCCACACCGCGCTACCAGGACATCGGCTTCAAGCGGTAGCACCCGGCCCGCCACCTGGGCCGGGCGAACCTCAGAACCAGCTCAAGTCACTTGCCCGCCGGAGCCCCCGGCGGGCAAGGTCGTTTCTGCCCATGACCCGGGCGCACGACCTCCCCATACCCCTGTGCTCCACCCCCCGGCATCCTCGGATCGGGCCGGGAAGCCTCTTGCGCGGCAGCCCCGTACCATAGGACACAGCCGTGGCGCGTCCGCCCGGTGGGCGTACGAGCAAAGAGACGCCGCATCCCACGATCCGAGAGAAGCGCAAGCCACCCATGCCCACGCGCCAGGACATCCGTAACGTCGCCATCGTCGCCCACGTAGACCACGGCAAGACGACCATCGTCGACGCCATGCTGAAGCAGGCCGGTGCCTTCGGTGCGCACCAGCTCGACTCCGTCGACGACCGTGTCATGGACTCGAACGACCTGGAGCGTGAGAAGGGCATCACGATCCTCGCCAAGAACACGGCGGTGAAGTACCACCCCAAGGACGGCGGGGCCCCGATCACGATCAACATCATCGACACCCCCGGCCACGCCGACTTCGGCGGCGAGGTCGAGCGCGGTCTGTCGATGGTCGACGGTGTCGTGCTGCTGGTGGACGCCTCCGAGGGCCCGCTGCCGCAGACCCGCTTCGTGCTGCGCAAGGCCCTTCAGCGCCGGATGCCCGTCATCCTCTGCATCAACAAGACGGACCGCCCGGACTCCCGGATCGACGAGGTCGTCAACGAGACGTACGACCTCTTCCTCGACCTGGACGCCGACGAGGACCAGATCGAGTTCCCGATCGTCTACGCCTGCGGCCGCGACGGCGTCGCCTCGCTGACCAAGCCGGAGGACGGCACCGTTCCCGCCGACTCCACCAGCCTGGAGCCGTTCTTCTCCACGATCCTGGAGCACATCCCGGCCCCGACGTACGACGACGCCGCCCCGCTCCAGGCGCACGTCACCAACCTCGACGCCGACAACTTCCTCGGCCGTATCGCGCTGCTCCGCGTCGAGCAGGGCGAGCTGCGCAAGGGCCAGACCGTCGCCTGGATCAAGCGGGACGGCTCGATCGCCAACGTCCGCATCTCCGAGCTGATGATGACCGAGGCCCTGACCCGCAAGCCCGCCGAGGTGGCGGGCCCCGGTGACATCTGTGCCGTCGCCGGAATCCCCGACATCATGATCGGCGAGACGCTGGCCGACCCGGAGAACCCGGTCGCGCTGCCGCTGATCACGGTCGACGAGCCGGCGATCTCGATGACCATCGGTACGAACACCTCGCCGCTGGTCGGCCGCGGCGGCACCGGCAAGGGCGCTGACGCCAAGTCCGCGGTCAAGGACCGCAAGGTCACCGCCCGCCAGGTCAAGGACCGCCTCGACCGCGAGCTGATCGGTAACGTCTCGCTGCGCGTCCTCGACACCGAGCGGCCGGACGCCTGGGAGGTGCAGGGCCGTGGTGAGCTGGCCCTCGCCATCCTGGTCGAGCAGATGCGCCGTGAGGGCTTCGAGCTGACCATCGGCAAGCCGCAGGTCGTCACCAAGGACGTGGACGGCAAGGTCCACGAGCCGGTCGAGCGCATGACGATCGACGTGCCCGAGGAGCACATGGGCGCGGTCACGCAGCTCATGGGCGTCCGCAAGGGCCGGATGGACAACATGTCGAACCACGGCTCCGGCTGGGTCCGCATGGAGTTCGTCGTCCCGTCCCGCGGCCTCATCGGCTTCCGTACGGAGTTCCTGACCAACACGCGCGGCACGGGCATCGCCCACTCCATCCACGAGGGCCACGAGCCGTGGTTCGGCACCCTGACGACCCGGAACAACGGCTCGCTGGTCGCCGACCGCTCCGGCGCGGTCACGGGCTTCGCGATGACCAACCTCCAGGAGCGCGGCGTCCTCTTCGTCGAGCCGGGCACCGAGGTGTACGAGGGCATGATCGTCGGCGAGAACTCCCGCTCCGACGACATGGACGTCAACATCACCAAGGAGAAGAAGCTCACCAACATGCGCTCCTCCACGGCCGATGTCGCGGAGTCCATCGTTCCGCCGCGCAAGCTCTCCCTGGAGCAGTCCCTGGAGTTCTGCCGCGACGACGAGTGCGTCGAGGTGACCCCGGAGGCGGTCCGCATCCGCAAGGTGAACCTGGACGCCCGTGAGCGCGCCCGTGCGGCGTCGCGCGCCAAGCACGGCTGACGAAGGTCAATTCCAGGTCAACTTGAGCGCGTGAGGCCCGGCCCCCTGAACAATGTGGGGCCGGGCCTTCCGTCATGCGTGACAGGACCCTTCGTCAACTTCATTTAGGTCCTTGGTCCCGACCTTTCCGTCCGTATATCGAACTGCGGTCTCCGGAACATGTGTTAACGGTCCGTTTCGTGGCTGTCTGTCTGGGCTCGTTTTGTCCGGATTTCGGTCCGGGCGTATCTACCGATGTTGTCAAAACGAGACCCTTTAAGTGTGGTTTACAGCCCTCGTCTCCTTAATAGTTGGCTCCATTGAGCTCGGGTCAATGGGTCACGCGCTGTGGGGAGCGCCGACTCACGAGCACACTCGGGGTACTCGACGTGCACGCTGTCAGGGGTGTCAGCGCGCGTAGAACGGTGCCCTTCTTGTAGTGATCTACGTGGACTCATGAGGAGGAACCCATGCGCGGTGCCAAGAGCGCCAAGTGGGTAGCGGGCGCGATCGTCGTCGCCCTGGCAGCGACCGCCTGTGGCGGGGGCAGTGACAGTGGCACCGATGCCAAGGGTGAAGTCGACCCGAACGGCATCTTCTCCGTCGAGCTGGGTGAGCCGGAGAAGCTCCTGCACACCGGTGACACGATGGAGTCCAACGGCTCCGCGGTCATGGACGGACTGTTCTCGCGGCTGGTCGACTACAAGCCCGACGGCTCGCTGGAGATGATCAACGCCGAGTCGGTCGAGAGCACCGACTCCAAGACGTGGACGGTCAAGCTCAAGAAGGGCTGGACCTTCCACGACGGCACCCCGGTGACCGCCAAGTCCTACGTGGACGCGTGGAACTGGAACGCCAACGTCACCAACGCTCAGGGTCTGGCGTCCTGGTTCGCGGACATCAAGGGCTTCGAGGCCCTGCACCCGGAGAAGGAAGGCGCCAAGCCGACCGCCGAGGCCATGACCGGCCTGAAGGTCGTCGACGACACCACCTTCACCGTCGAGCTGAAGACCCCGGTTCCGTACTTCGCGCACAAGCTCGCGTACATCGTCTTCGCGCCGATGGCGGAGTCCTTCTACAAGGACCCGAAGGCCGCCGGTGAGAAGCCGGTCGGCAACGGTCCCTACAAGTTCGAGAGCTGGGACCACAAGAAGCAGATCAAGATCGTCCGCTACGACGACTACAAGGGCCCGAACAAGGCCAAGAACGGCGGTGTGGTCTTCAAGAACTACACCACCCTCGAGGCGGCGTACGAGGACCTCAAGTCCGGCAACGTGGACGTCCTGCGCCAGATCGCCCCGAAGGACCTGCCGGTCTACCGCCAGGACCTCGGCGACCGCGCCGTGGACCAGGCCTACTCCGCCATCCAGACGATGGCCATCGCCTTCTACGCCGACCAGTGGAAGAAGCCGAAGCAGATCGACCCGAAGGTCATCCAGGGTCTGTCGATGGCGATCGACCGCAACACCATCACCAAGACGGTGCTGCAGGGTACGCGTGAGCCGGCCACCGGCTGGGTCGCCAAGGGCGTCGTGGGCTACCAGCCGAACGCCGCGGGCGACGTCACCACGTTCGACCCGGCCAAGGCCAAGGAGCTGATCAAGGCCGGCGGCGGCGTTCCGGGCAACGCCATCAGCGTCCAGTTCAACGCGGACGGCGGCCACAAGGAGTGGGTCGACGCGGTCTGCAACAGCATCACCCAGGCCACCGGCGTCAAGTGCACCGGTGACAGCAAGCCGGACTTCCAGGCCGACCTGACCGCTCGTAAGAGCAAGCAGGTCAAGTCGATCTACCGCTCCGGCTGGGTGCTCGACTACCCGGTCAACGCCAACTTCATCAGCGACCTGTTCCGTACGGGCGCTGCGGGCAACCAGGGTGACTTCACCAACAAGGCGCTGGACGCCAAGATCGCGGCTGCCGACTCGGCCGCCACGCTCGACGACTCGGTGAAGCAGTTCCAGGCCATCGAGAAGGACCTGGTCAACTACATGCCGTCGATCCCGCTCTGGTACTACAAGGTCAACGCGGGCTACTCGGAGAAGGTCTCCGGCGTTCAGTACGGCCAGGACGGCGACCCGATCCTGACCGGCGTCGAGGTCCGGAAGTAATCACCCAAGCGTAGTCCGCAAGCCGATTGCGGGGCTGGCTGACGAACAGTCAGCCCCGCCCGGTGCCTTAGGCAGTGGCTGGGGGGCCCTTCCACGACATCCGCGTACCCACTGGGGCGCGGGTGCCGCGGGAGGGCCTGTCGGCTGCGGCTGTCACATCTCAACGGAGGCATGATGGGGCGCTATGTCGTACGACGACTGCTCCAGATGATCCCGGTATTCCTCGGGACAACCGCTCTGATCTTCTTCATGGTCTACAGCCTGCCCGGCGACCCCGTGGCGGGTCTGTTCGGCGACAAGGGCGTGGACCCTGCGACTCTCGCCGCGAAGAGAAAGGAGCTGGGGCTGGATCTGCCGATCTGGCAGCAGTACTGGAACTACATGACGAACATCGTCCTGCACTTCGACTTCGGCAACCAGATCCGCAACGGTCGCCCGGTCACCGAAGTGCTGGGTGACGCGTTCCCCATCACCCTGCAGCTCGCCGCACTGGCCTTCGCCTTCGAGCTGATCTTCGGCATCGGCCTCGGCGTCATCGCCGGTCTGAAGGCCGGCCGCCTGGCCGACAACGCCATCCTGATCTTCACCCTGCTGATCATCTCGATCCCGGTCTTCGTGCTCGGCTTCATCATCAAGATGGTCTTCGCCTTCCAGCTGAACTGGATCGCACCGAACGTCGGCGTCGAGCCACAACTGTCGGAGCTGATCGCGCCGGCCATCGTGCTCGGCGGTCTCTCCCTCGCCTACGTGGCCCGGCTCACCCGGACCTCCATGGCGGAGAACCTGCGCGCCGACTACATGCGTACGGCCATCGCCAAGGGCCTGCCGAGGCGCCGGGTCATCGGCGTCCACCTGATGCGCAACTCGATGATCCCCGTCGTCACCTTCCTCGGCACCGACATCGGCGCCCTGATGGGCGGAGCGGTCGTCACCGAGGGCATCTTCAACATCAAGGGCGTCGGCGGCGTCATCTACGAGTCGATCTCGCGGCGCGAGGGCACCACCATCGTCGGCCTCGTCACGATCCTGGTGCTCGTCTACCTCGTCACCAGCCTGCTCATCGACCTGCTGTACGCGGTCCTGGACCCGAGGATCCGTTATGCCTGACGTGACCAAGACCGCCGCCGCCGTCGAGGACGCCGTCGCACCGCCCTCAGCGGCGGAGCCCGCGCCCCGGCAGAAGCAGGACAAGGCCCGCAGCCTCTGGGGGGACGCCTGGCACGACCTGCGCCGCAACCCCTACTTCCTGGTCTCGTCCGTCCTGATCTTCTTCCTGCTGGTACTCACCGCCTTCCCGGGCTGGTTCACCAGCGCCTCGCCGACGGCCGGTGACCTCGCCAACCACTACATCGGCAAGCCGGAACTCAGCAAGATCGGCTCCGAGGGCTGGCTCGGCTACGACATCCAGGGCCGGTCCGTCTACGCACGACTGATCTACGGCACCCGCGCCTCGGTGATCGTCGGTATCTGCGTCACCCTGATCGTCACCATTGTCGGCGGCACCATGGGCATGATCGCCGGCTACTTCGGCGGCGTCGTGGACGCGGTGCTCTCCCGGATCACCGACATCTTCTTCGGCATCCCCTTCCTGCTCGGCGCCATGGTCGTCCTGCAGTCCTTCACCGAGCGCACCATCTGGGTGGTCGTCTTCGCCCTCGCGTTCCTCGGCTGGACCCAGATCACCCGCGTCATGCGCGGCGCCGTGATCACCGTCAAGCAGGCCGACTACGTCCACGCCGCCAAGGCACTGGGCGCCGGCACGACCCGGATCCTGTTCCGGCACATCCTGCCGAACGCCATGGCGCCGGTGATCG from Streptomyces formicae includes these protein-coding regions:
- the typA gene encoding translational GTPase TypA; amino-acid sequence: MPTRQDIRNVAIVAHVDHGKTTIVDAMLKQAGAFGAHQLDSVDDRVMDSNDLEREKGITILAKNTAVKYHPKDGGAPITINIIDTPGHADFGGEVERGLSMVDGVVLLVDASEGPLPQTRFVLRKALQRRMPVILCINKTDRPDSRIDEVVNETYDLFLDLDADEDQIEFPIVYACGRDGVASLTKPEDGTVPADSTSLEPFFSTILEHIPAPTYDDAAPLQAHVTNLDADNFLGRIALLRVEQGELRKGQTVAWIKRDGSIANVRISELMMTEALTRKPAEVAGPGDICAVAGIPDIMIGETLADPENPVALPLITVDEPAISMTIGTNTSPLVGRGGTGKGADAKSAVKDRKVTARQVKDRLDRELIGNVSLRVLDTERPDAWEVQGRGELALAILVEQMRREGFELTIGKPQVVTKDVDGKVHEPVERMTIDVPEEHMGAVTQLMGVRKGRMDNMSNHGSGWVRMEFVVPSRGLIGFRTEFLTNTRGTGIAHSIHEGHEPWFGTLTTRNNGSLVADRSGAVTGFAMTNLQERGVLFVEPGTEVYEGMIVGENSRSDDMDVNITKEKKLTNMRSSTADVAESIVPPRKLSLEQSLEFCRDDECVEVTPEAVRIRKVNLDARERARAASRAKHG
- a CDS encoding peptide ABC transporter substrate-binding protein, whose protein sequence is MRGAKSAKWVAGAIVVALAATACGGGSDSGTDAKGEVDPNGIFSVELGEPEKLLHTGDTMESNGSAVMDGLFSRLVDYKPDGSLEMINAESVESTDSKTWTVKLKKGWTFHDGTPVTAKSYVDAWNWNANVTNAQGLASWFADIKGFEALHPEKEGAKPTAEAMTGLKVVDDTTFTVELKTPVPYFAHKLAYIVFAPMAESFYKDPKAAGEKPVGNGPYKFESWDHKKQIKIVRYDDYKGPNKAKNGGVVFKNYTTLEAAYEDLKSGNVDVLRQIAPKDLPVYRQDLGDRAVDQAYSAIQTMAIAFYADQWKKPKQIDPKVIQGLSMAIDRNTITKTVLQGTREPATGWVAKGVVGYQPNAAGDVTTFDPAKAKELIKAGGGVPGNAISVQFNADGGHKEWVDAVCNSITQATGVKCTGDSKPDFQADLTARKSKQVKSIYRSGWVLDYPVNANFISDLFRTGAAGNQGDFTNKALDAKIAAADSAATLDDSVKQFQAIEKDLVNYMPSIPLWYYKVNAGYSEKVSGVQYGQDGDPILTGVEVRK
- a CDS encoding ABC transporter permease, yielding MGRYVVRRLLQMIPVFLGTTALIFFMVYSLPGDPVAGLFGDKGVDPATLAAKRKELGLDLPIWQQYWNYMTNIVLHFDFGNQIRNGRPVTEVLGDAFPITLQLAALAFAFELIFGIGLGVIAGLKAGRLADNAILIFTLLIISIPVFVLGFIIKMVFAFQLNWIAPNVGVEPQLSELIAPAIVLGGLSLAYVARLTRTSMAENLRADYMRTAIAKGLPRRRVIGVHLMRNSMIPVVTFLGTDIGALMGGAVVTEGIFNIKGVGGVIYESISRREGTTIVGLVTILVLVYLVTSLLIDLLYAVLDPRIRYA
- a CDS encoding ABC transporter permease; amino-acid sequence: MPDVTKTAAAVEDAVAPPSAAEPAPRQKQDKARSLWGDAWHDLRRNPYFLVSSVLIFFLLVLTAFPGWFTSASPTAGDLANHYIGKPELSKIGSEGWLGYDIQGRSVYARLIYGTRASVIVGICVTLIVTIVGGTMGMIAGYFGGVVDAVLSRITDIFFGIPFLLGAMVVLQSFTERTIWVVVFALAFLGWTQITRVMRGAVITVKQADYVHAAKALGAGTTRILFRHILPNAMAPVIVVATIALGGYISAEATLSYLGLGLASPIVSWGVDVSAGVQQIRTSQHILLYPSIMLSITVLAFIMLGEAVRNALDPKLR